In Streptococcus respiraculi, one DNA window encodes the following:
- the topA gene encoding type I DNA topoisomerase: protein MVTTKKKATTKKNLVIVESPAKAKTIEKYLGRNYKVVASVGHIRDLKKSSMSIDFDNNYEPEYINIRGKGPLINDLKKEAKKAKQVFLASDPDREGEAISWHLAHILGLDEKDKNRVVFNEITKDAVKNAFKEPRAIDHDLVDAQQARRVLDRIVGYSISPILWKKVKKGLSAGRVQSVALKLIIDRENEINNFKPEEYWTIDGTFKKGTKKFQASFYGVDDKKLKLENNEQVKEVLARIKGDEFSVDKVERKERKRNAPLPYTTSTLQMDAANKINFRTRKTMMVAQQLYEGVSLGTGGTQGLITYMRTDSTRISPVAQAQAADFITERFGSKYSKHGSKVKNASGAQDAHEAIRPSNVQLTPESIAKYLDKDQLRLYSLIWNRFVASQMTAAIFDTMSVRLEQNGVLFTANGSQVKFDGYMAVYNDSDKSKMLPDMEVGDKVQRVLTKPEQHFTQPPARYSEATLIKTLEENGVGRPSTYAPTIETIQKRYYVKLAAKRFEPTELGEIVNKLIVEFFPDIVNVTFTAEMEQKLDDVEVGKAQWQKIIDSFYQPFKVELAKAETEIEKIQIKDEPAGFDCDVCGHEMVIKLGRFGKFYACSNFPDCRNTKQITKEIGVTCPECHKGQVIERKSKRNRVFYGCDRYPECEFTSWDKPIGRDCPKCQHYLVEKKVRGGGKQVVCPNGDYEEKKVK from the coding sequence ATGGTAACAACGAAGAAAAAAGCAACTACTAAGAAAAATTTAGTCATCGTGGAGTCGCCAGCAAAGGCCAAAACGATTGAAAAATATTTAGGACGCAATTACAAGGTTGTTGCCTCAGTCGGACATATCCGTGATTTGAAAAAATCCAGCATGTCGATTGATTTTGACAATAATTATGAGCCAGAATATATCAATATTCGTGGAAAGGGGCCACTCATTAACGACTTAAAAAAAGAAGCCAAAAAAGCCAAACAAGTCTTTCTCGCCAGTGACCCGGATCGCGAAGGAGAAGCAATTTCTTGGCATTTGGCTCATATTTTGGGGCTGGATGAAAAGGATAAAAACCGTGTTGTTTTTAATGAGATTACAAAAGACGCAGTAAAAAACGCCTTTAAAGAGCCACGTGCCATTGACCATGATTTGGTTGATGCCCAGCAGGCTCGTCGTGTTTTAGACCGCATTGTGGGGTATTCGATTTCTCCTATTTTATGGAAAAAAGTCAAAAAAGGCTTGTCGGCGGGTCGTGTGCAATCCGTAGCCCTAAAACTAATTATTGACCGTGAAAATGAAATCAACAATTTCAAACCAGAAGAATACTGGACCATTGACGGAACCTTTAAAAAGGGGACCAAGAAATTCCAAGCTAGTTTCTATGGTGTAGATGATAAGAAGCTCAAGTTAGAGAACAATGAGCAGGTCAAAGAAGTCCTAGCACGTATTAAAGGCGATGAGTTTTCGGTTGATAAGGTAGAACGCAAGGAGCGTAAGCGTAATGCACCATTGCCGTATACAACTTCAACCTTGCAGATGGATGCGGCTAATAAAATTAATTTTCGGACCCGTAAGACCATGATGGTCGCTCAGCAATTGTATGAAGGAGTGAGCCTTGGAACAGGTGGGACACAAGGTTTGATTACCTATATGCGTACCGATTCAACTCGAATCAGTCCAGTCGCTCAGGCACAGGCAGCAGATTTTATTACTGAGCGTTTCGGGTCTAAGTATTCTAAGCACGGTAGCAAAGTCAAAAATGCTTCTGGAGCCCAAGATGCCCATGAAGCGATTCGTCCGTCCAATGTCCAATTAACGCCTGAGTCCATTGCTAAATATCTAGACAAGGATCAATTGCGCCTCTATTCTCTAATTTGGAATCGATTTGTAGCTAGTCAAATGACAGCAGCAATCTTTGACACCATGAGTGTGCGTTTGGAGCAAAATGGTGTCTTATTTACCGCAAACGGTAGCCAGGTTAAATTTGACGGTTATATGGCTGTTTATAATGATTCAGACAAGAGCAAGATGTTGCCGGATATGGAAGTCGGTGACAAGGTGCAGCGTGTCTTGACCAAGCCAGAACAACATTTCACTCAGCCACCTGCCCGCTACTCAGAAGCAACCTTGATTAAGACGTTAGAAGAAAATGGTGTTGGCCGTCCGTCAACCTATGCGCCAACCATCGAAACCATTCAAAAACGCTACTATGTGAAGTTGGCTGCCAAGCGCTTTGAGCCGACAGAACTAGGTGAGATTGTCAATAAATTGATTGTCGAATTCTTCCCAGATATTGTCAATGTAACCTTTACGGCTGAAATGGAACAGAAACTCGATGATGTAGAGGTTGGAAAGGCGCAATGGCAGAAGATTATTGATAGTTTTTACCAGCCGTTCAAGGTTGAATTAGCCAAGGCTGAAACAGAGATTGAAAAAATTCAAATCAAGGATGAGCCCGCTGGTTTTGATTGTGATGTTTGTGGCCATGAAATGGTGATTAAATTAGGGCGTTTTGGCAAATTCTATGCTTGTAGCAATTTCCCAGATTGCCGTAATACCAAGCAGATTACGAAAGAAATAGGTGTAACCTGTCCTGAATGTCACAAAGGGCAAGTCATCGAACGCAAGAGTAAGCGCAATCGTGTTTTTTATGGTTGCGATCGCTATCCAGAATGCGAATTTACTTCATGGGATAAGCCGATTGGGCGTGATTGTCCAAAATGTCAACACTACCTTGTTGAAAAGAAAGTACGGGGTGGTGGCAAGCAAGTTGTCTGTCCAAATGGTGATTACGAAGAAAAAAAGGTTAAATAA
- a CDS encoding MerR family transcriptional regulator, giving the protein MTNTEKTYTITEVSELYQVNSNTLRYYERIGLLPTIPRKSNGNRYFTREMLNWLEMVICLRHSGIPIEALKTYVKLLQQGEETQKEREWLLKEQLETLYQRKENLQRSIDRLEHKISLYESGEINQATSYFEEYAILEDQENSWKE; this is encoded by the coding sequence ATGACCAATACAGAGAAGACCTATACGATTACAGAAGTCAGCGAACTTTATCAAGTTAACTCCAATACATTACGCTATTATGAGCGTATCGGATTATTGCCGACTATTCCAAGAAAATCAAATGGAAATCGTTATTTTACAAGAGAAATGCTGAACTGGCTTGAAATGGTGATTTGCCTGCGGCATTCAGGAATTCCAATAGAAGCTTTAAAAACTTATGTCAAACTACTACAACAAGGAGAAGAAACCCAAAAAGAGCGAGAATGGCTTCTAAAAGAACAATTAGAGACTCTATACCAACGAAAAGAAAATTTGCAACGCTCCATCGACCGCTTAGAGCATAAAATTTCCCTTTATGAGAGTGGTGAGATCAATCAAGCTACCTCTTATTTTGAAGAATATGCGATTTTAGAAGATCAGGAAAATAGTTGGAAGGAATAA
- a CDS encoding amidohydrolase family protein, translated as MKIDVFAHVLLPRFYQKMLRLDPHLSDKMPFLQNPVLTDMKSRAQYQHKDTQQIISYVNVNPEDYVEADEALKLVQEANQELLETLQAHSEQFAGGVAMLALNHMDGSLEILEKFVTQNQNIVGVQLFSRHLGQSVAAPEFAPIFETCARLEIPIWLHPVFDARKPDNNIVFSWEYEQTQAMLEIVEAGYFRKYPNLKIIVHHAGAMVPYFAERIRHILPEEMVQDFKKFYVDTALLGNPKALELAVDYFGIEKVLFGTDAPLGILPAGPTKEIIAAIEAMALSTKEKQAIFADNWYRLLK; from the coding sequence ATGAAAATTGATGTATTTGCCCATGTTTTATTACCAAGGTTTTACCAAAAAATGCTTAGGCTAGATCCACATTTGTCGGATAAAATGCCCTTTTTACAGAATCCAGTTTTGACAGATATGAAGAGTAGAGCACAGTATCAACACAAAGATACCCAACAAATTATATCTTATGTTAATGTCAATCCAGAAGATTATGTAGAGGCCGATGAGGCTTTAAAACTCGTTCAGGAAGCCAATCAAGAATTGTTAGAAACGCTGCAAGCTCATTCGGAGCAATTTGCAGGAGGTGTGGCGATGCTCGCCCTCAATCACATGGATGGAAGTCTTGAGATTTTAGAAAAATTTGTTACCCAAAATCAAAATATTGTAGGTGTCCAATTATTTAGTCGCCATCTTGGTCAGTCTGTTGCTGCACCAGAATTTGCACCTATTTTTGAAACTTGTGCAAGGCTAGAGATTCCAATTTGGCTTCATCCTGTATTTGATGCGAGAAAACCTGACAATAATATTGTCTTTTCATGGGAGTACGAGCAGACACAAGCCATGCTTGAAATAGTAGAAGCGGGCTATTTTAGAAAGTACCCTAATCTGAAAATTATTGTTCACCATGCAGGGGCAATGGTTCCTTATTTTGCAGAGCGGATTCGTCATATCCTGCCAGAAGAGATGGTGCAGGATTTTAAGAAATTTTACGTCGATACAGCCTTATTAGGCAATCCAAAAGCTCTGGAATTAGCTGTCGACTATTTTGGTATTGAAAAGGTTCTTTTTGGAACAGATGCTCCTTTAGGAATTTTACCTGCAGGTCCTACCAAAGAGATTATTGCTGCGATTGAAGCGATGGCTCTCTCAACAAAAGAAAAACAAGCTATCTTTGCGGATAATTGGTATCGCTTATTGAAATAG
- a CDS encoding low temperature requirement protein A, which produces MSLIRHKKVELTELFYDLVYVYAISQMTHLLSHVRHGRFLLENVIVFSIALIIFINSWMIQMVFTNRFGKNSLTNTVFMLLQMICLLVAAGLLSNDFQSMVIPFFSTMAVLTVLLLAQYGLEYRITRNTADQYFIKQFFSILGVRILSLLSCLFLPYSSSLVIAVLGIIVTWLMPSFVLNPAKTRALKELTPISFPHLVERLSLLVIITFGEMIIGIAPYFSIDKLSLSSFFPFLIVANLFLFYITEMDYRIDVNKTNVSGNGAIYYHYFIFFGLSFITAAFTLLQEHQLSNNAIACLLYSGIFLFLVGILLHAPYNKADFSWTPKFYLAELALLTIGFLLSLLVAENSLMFTLVTFFVTVGITSLMMRQR; this is translated from the coding sequence ATGTCACTAATTCGCCATAAAAAGGTAGAACTAACAGAACTCTTTTATGATTTAGTCTATGTCTATGCCATCTCTCAGATGACTCATCTGTTATCCCATGTTCGCCATGGAAGGTTCCTTTTAGAAAATGTGATTGTCTTTAGTATTGCACTGATTATTTTTATCAATTCTTGGATGATTCAGATGGTTTTTACCAACCGTTTTGGAAAAAATAGCTTGACGAATACTGTCTTTATGTTGCTACAGATGATATGCCTGCTAGTTGCTGCAGGTTTGCTATCCAATGATTTCCAAAGCATGGTCATCCCTTTTTTTAGCACGATGGCAGTTCTCACGGTACTCTTACTTGCACAATATGGTCTCGAGTATCGCATCACCAGAAATACGGCCGATCAATACTTCATCAAGCAATTTTTCTCTATTTTGGGAGTACGAATCCTGAGTCTCTTGTCCTGTCTTTTTCTCCCTTATTCATCTAGTCTAGTAATTGCTGTTTTAGGAATCATTGTGACATGGCTCATGCCGTCTTTCGTACTTAATCCAGCAAAAACCAGAGCTTTAAAGGAATTAACTCCAATTTCGTTTCCTCACCTTGTTGAACGTTTATCTCTGCTTGTGATTATCACCTTTGGCGAGATGATTATTGGGATTGCTCCTTATTTTTCTATCGATAAATTGTCACTTTCTTCCTTCTTTCCTTTTTTGATTGTGGCAAATTTATTTCTCTTTTATATCACAGAGATGGATTACAGGATTGATGTCAATAAAACGAATGTATCAGGAAACGGAGCTATTTATTATCATTACTTTATTTTCTTTGGTTTAAGCTTTATTACGGCGGCTTTTACCTTATTGCAGGAACATCAGCTATCAAACAATGCTATTGCGTGCCTTCTCTATAGTGGTATTTTCTTGTTTTTGGTTGGAATTCTCCTACATGCACCTTATAACAAGGCAGACTTTAGCTGGACTCCTAAATTTTACCTTGCCGAATTGGCTTTGCTGACTATCGGTTTCCTGCTTAGTCTACTGGTTGCTGAAAATTCTCTGATGTTCACCTTGGTTACTTTCTTTGTGACAGTAGGAATAACGAGTTTAATGATGCGGCAAAGATGA
- the trmFO gene encoding methylenetetrahydrofolate--tRNA-(uracil(54)-C(5))-methyltransferase (FADH(2)-oxidizing) TrmFO — protein MSQSYITVIGAGLAGSEAAYQIAKQGIPVKLYEMRGVKATPQHKTDHFAELVCSNSLRGDSLTNAVGLLKEEMRRLDSIIMKAAEQTRVPAGGALAVDREGFSQMVTDELQQHPLIEVIREEITDLPTDGITVIATGPLTSDALAEKIHAFNGGAGFYFYDAAAPIVDVNTIDMDKVYLKSRYDKGEAAYLNAPMTKEQFMAFHDALVNAEEAPLNSFEKEKYFEGCMPIEVMAKRGVKTMLYGPMKPVGLEYPEDYTGPRDGEFKTPYAVVQLRQDNAAGSLYNIVGFQTHLKWGEQKRVFQMIPGLENAEFVRYGVMHRNSYMDSPNLLTQTFRSKKNPQLFFAGQMTGVEGYVESAASGLVAGINAARLFKNEEEIIFPETTAIGSLPHYVTHADSKHFQPMNVNFGIIKELDGPRIRDKKERYEKIAERALADLSQCIEVLNNQ, from the coding sequence TTGTCTCAATCCTATATTACAGTCATTGGAGCTGGTTTAGCTGGCTCTGAAGCAGCTTATCAAATTGCAAAACAGGGAATTCCTGTCAAACTTTATGAGATGCGGGGCGTAAAAGCAACACCCCAACATAAGACAGATCACTTTGCAGAATTGGTTTGTTCTAATTCTCTGCGTGGCGATAGCTTGACCAATGCAGTCGGTCTCTTAAAAGAGGAAATGCGCCGTTTGGATTCGATTATTATGAAAGCAGCGGAACAGACCCGCGTCCCAGCTGGAGGAGCCTTGGCTGTTGACCGAGAAGGTTTTTCACAAATGGTGACAGATGAATTGCAGCAACATCCTCTGATTGAAGTCATTCGTGAGGAGATTACAGACTTACCAACTGACGGCATTACCGTTATTGCGACAGGTCCTCTGACGAGCGATGCCTTGGCAGAAAAAATCCACGCATTCAACGGTGGAGCTGGTTTTTACTTTTATGATGCGGCGGCGCCGATTGTTGATGTCAATACGATTGATATGGACAAGGTCTATCTAAAATCCCGCTATGACAAGGGAGAAGCTGCCTACCTTAATGCTCCAATGACCAAGGAACAGTTTATGGCCTTTCACGATGCTCTTGTCAATGCAGAGGAAGCGCCTCTTAATTCTTTTGAAAAAGAAAAGTATTTTGAAGGGTGTATGCCGATTGAGGTCATGGCAAAACGCGGGGTGAAAACCATGCTTTATGGACCAATGAAACCAGTTGGACTGGAATATCCAGAAGATTATACCGGTCCACGTGATGGAGAATTTAAAACACCCTATGCTGTCGTTCAACTACGTCAGGACAATGCCGCAGGCAGCTTGTATAATATTGTCGGCTTCCAAACTCATCTGAAATGGGGCGAGCAAAAGCGGGTCTTCCAAATGATTCCAGGACTTGAAAACGCTGAATTTGTTCGCTATGGGGTGATGCACCGCAATTCCTACATGGATTCGCCCAATCTTTTGACGCAAACTTTTCGTTCTAAGAAAAATCCGCAGCTCTTCTTTGCTGGTCAAATGACAGGGGTTGAAGGCTATGTTGAGTCTGCGGCGTCTGGCCTCGTAGCCGGTATCAACGCAGCTCGCTTGTTCAAAAATGAAGAAGAAATCATCTTCCCTGAGACAACGGCAATTGGAAGTTTACCGCACTATGTCACTCATGCAGATAGCAAGCATTTCCAACCGATGAATGTTAATTTTGGCATTATCAAAGAGTTGGACGGTCCTCGCATTCGTGATAAAAAAGAACGCTATGAGAAAATCGCTGAACGCGCCTTGGCAGACTTGAGCCAGTGTATAGAAGTGTTGAATAATCAGTAA
- the dprA gene encoding DNA-processing protein DprA produces MNNFELFTLKKAGLTNLQIHKVLAAQDSHKKSLSLKSIALYSTCKNPVIFIEKYKQLDLKRCREEFNRFPSFSILDDIYPLELKQMYNPPVLLFYQGDLSLLEHPKLGVVGARSASTTGTQSIKKIINELNNRFVIVSGLARGIDTAAHMATLKNGGKTIAVIGSGLDVAYPKENRRLQAYIAKHHLILSEYTARDQPLKYHFPERNRIIAGLSQGIIVAEAKMRSGSLITCEYALNEGRDIFVIPGSITDEKSVGCHFLIQEGAKCITSGIDVLSEYKI; encoded by the coding sequence ATGAATAACTTTGAATTATTTACATTAAAAAAAGCAGGATTAACAAATCTGCAAATCCATAAGGTATTGGCAGCTCAAGATAGTCATAAAAAATCATTATCGCTTAAATCAATAGCTCTTTATTCCACGTGTAAAAATCCTGTCATATTCATCGAAAAATATAAACAGCTGGATCTTAAAAGATGTCGAGAGGAGTTTAATCGCTTTCCTTCTTTTTCCATTTTAGATGACATTTATCCATTAGAGCTAAAACAGATGTATAACCCACCGGTTTTGCTGTTTTATCAGGGAGATCTTAGTTTGTTGGAACATCCTAAACTTGGAGTAGTTGGAGCCCGTTCAGCAAGTACAACGGGTACTCAGTCAATCAAAAAAATCATCAACGAATTGAACAACCGTTTTGTGATTGTCAGTGGTTTAGCTAGGGGAATTGATACAGCAGCTCACATGGCTACTTTAAAAAATGGTGGTAAGACGATTGCTGTTATTGGGAGCGGATTAGATGTCGCTTATCCAAAAGAAAATAGAAGATTACAAGCCTATATTGCCAAACATCACTTAATCTTATCCGAATACACAGCTAGAGACCAGCCACTCAAGTACCATTTTCCTGAGCGAAATCGGATTATCGCAGGTTTGTCACAAGGAATTATTGTGGCAGAAGCAAAAATGCGCTCCGGTAGCCTGATTACCTGCGAGTATGCATTAAATGAAGGACGGGATATTTTTGTTATTCCAGGCAGTATTACAGACGAAAAATCTGTAGGTTGTCATTTTCTAATTCAAGAGGGCGCAAAGTGCATTACATCAGGGATTGATGTCCTTTCAGAATACAAAATCTAA
- a CDS encoding putative quinol monooxygenase yields MQPIFNVFKLKVAENHVEEFFQIGQTNFNQSITKEEGTLAMYLTKVDDQQTFCVIEVYRDAMAYEAHITSSHFKDFATFAQDYIPYKERVELIPQILYEQEQPVQEDLSSLFVRLISVRVKESRETAFKDKLFDVVNQAKDTKTLYAGFVADSPNTWYIIDISSTENSIVAAFLEQNASIEQQFKQNFSLLECVNKGNLRYRAVTEKEAKCH; encoded by the coding sequence ATGCAGCCTATTTTTAACGTATTTAAGCTAAAAGTAGCTGAGAATCATGTAGAGGAATTTTTCCAGATTGGACAGACAAATTTCAATCAATCCATCACAAAAGAAGAAGGAACTTTAGCGATGTATTTGACAAAAGTTGATGATCAGCAAACATTTTGTGTGATAGAAGTCTATCGTGATGCTATGGCCTATGAAGCACATATCACTTCTTCTCATTTTAAGGATTTTGCTACTTTTGCACAAGATTACATTCCTTACAAAGAACGTGTAGAACTGATTCCTCAAATTTTGTATGAACAAGAACAGCCGGTTCAAGAAGATTTGTCTAGTCTATTTGTCAGATTGATATCTGTACGTGTGAAAGAAAGTAGGGAAACGGCATTTAAAGACAAGCTTTTTGATGTGGTAAATCAGGCAAAAGACACGAAGACTCTCTATGCAGGCTTTGTTGCAGATTCTCCCAATACATGGTATATCATTGATATTTCTAGTACAGAAAATAGCATAGTAGCAGCATTTTTAGAACAAAACGCTTCTATTGAGCAGCAGTTCAAACAGAACTTCTCACTGCTTGAATGTGTCAACAAAGGGAATTTGAGATATAGAGCTGTCACAGAAAAGGAGGCAAAATGTCACTAA